In Ruminiclostridium josui JCM 17888, the genomic window ACCAGCATATCACGTTTAGAAAGTGCACAGGCCAGGTTTACTGCGAAAGTTGTTTTACCGCAATTATTACCTCCCCAAACAGTATAGGTTTTACCGCTCATGGCCAACACCCCGTTTCTCAAGGATCATGTGCAGTTTCCCTGTATATTCGGCTTCGATAAGTCTCTCTGCCTGCGCTTCTGTAACAATTAGTGTTATAGCCTTTGGAACCGGATCTCCGGTAGATGACTGACTCTCAGATTGCTGCTTTCGTACCTCTGCAGTATCCTGTGTGCGGGCGTTTTCCACGCTGTAAACCTCCAGTCCTTTCAGCTCGGGATAGAGGATAACCTGCGGGGAAGAATCCTCCCCGTCGGAAGCCTGCTCCAAAAATACGGCTACTGTTACTATATCGCCGCTTTGCAGGTGAGAAGAAAGTCCAGCTGCAACGCTTGGTACGCTTACAGTTACCAGCCTCTGATTATTTTTAGCAATACGGTCAAATAGCTCATTTACAAGGAATACGTCGAGTTTTTGGGGAAAGAAATAATCTCCTTTTGCAATATCAGTTAGTGCAATCTTTCCTAAGATTGAATTTTTATCGTTGATAATACCTTCCGGCAGGCCATATTGTCCTACTTCTACAATTGCAAGGTGCTTATCCGTAATCTCTGTTCCAGCCTGTATATCTCCTGATGCCCGCAACACCATGACCGTTGCGCTTTTATCTTCATAAAAACGCGGCAAAAGCACAAAAGAAATTACCGCTGCAATGATAATGCAGATGATGCTTAAAAATATTCGGTTTTTCAGTAGTTTCAAATTGCTCCGTTCCTCCTTGTACAATTATTTTGTATTAAATCAGTGACCAAAGCCACTGTTCGACCCATTAAAAGTCATAGTTAACATAACACTTCAAATTTTATTCTTTTCCAAACATCAAGCACATCATCCGGCTTCACATCTTAGCCATTATGCCAGCGTTTGTTGGCCTGAACTTTGACAATCATGTATAATATCTTCCGGACTTGGAAGGTGTGTGTTTCACCTCCTGGGACGGACCTTGGCGGGCCGATTACCCGTATGAAAGAGTATTTTTCCATTCCGGTAAGTCTACATGATTTGGCTGGTTGAGGCCAGCTTTTTAGCTGGTTCCTCGTGTCACATGCAAGGTTGTTTGCTTACATGAGAAGGAATGGAGGCTTTTAAGTCCATTAATTTTTTAAGGAGGCATTTTGATGAATTTCAGACCTATTGCAGGAATCGATGTAGGTAAATTCTTCAGTGAGATGGCAATTCTTTCTCCATCCAATGAAGTGATTGCCCGCATGAAGATCCACCATGATTCCAGTTCTGACGTTGAAAGAGTCGTTGAATTACTGAAAAAAACGGAAAAGGACTTTGATTCTAGGCCTTTCGTCGTCATGGAATCCACCGGGCACTATCACAAAATCCTTTTCCATTCACTTTGTAAAGCTGGATTGGAGGTCTCCATCATAAACCCCATCCAGACTGATTCTATCAAAAATATTGGAATCAGAAAAGTGAAAAATGATAAAGCTGATGCCCGGAAAATTGCCCTGCTATACAGATTTCAGGAGCTTAAAACTACTAATATCCCCGATGAGGATATTGAATGCCTGCGAAGTCTTTGCCGACAGTACTACAAGCTCTCTGACGAACTTACTGCCTACAAAAACAGGCTTACGGGTATTGTTGACCAACTCATGTTAAACTTCAAGGATGTATTCCCCAACATCTTTTCAAAGGCTGCTCTTGCAGTATTGGAGAAATATCCTACGCCTGCGCATATTCTTAAAGCGAACAGGAACAAGTTGATTGCACTGATCCAGAAGAATTCTCGCAGAAGCCTTAAGTGGTCAACTGCAAAGTATAATCTTTTGGTCTCCAAAGCCAGAGAGTTTGCGCCTTTGACTGTTCATAATTCCTCGAACATTGCTATGCTGGGTGTCTACATATCCATGATCAGAACTCTGGAAGATAACTTGGCGAAGGTCCTAAAAACCATTCATCTATTGATCGCTGAAGATATGGCAAAGGATATGCCCATGCTAGCATTAACTCTTGAACTTTTTCAGAGCCTGCCAGGTATTGGCCTTCTTACTGCTGCCACCATTCTAGCAGAAATCGGCGATTTTTCCGCTTTCTCTAAGCCGGGAAAACTGGTTGCTTACTTTGGCATTGACCCCTCTGTGATGCAATCCGGAGAATTTACCGGCACACGGAATAAAATGTCCAAGAGAGGTTCCAGGCTACTTCGCAGGGTTCTTTTTACAACTGCTCTTGCCAATATCCGAACTAAGCGGAATAAAGAGGCTTGCAACCCTGTATTACTTGAATTCTACAAGCAAAAATGCCAGAGTAAACCTAAGAAGGTAGCTTTGGGAGCAGTTATGCGTAAGATCATCATTTACATCTTTGCTGTTCTAAGGGACAGAAAACCGTACCAGTTACGCAGTCCTCAGGAACATGCTCAGATATTAGCAGCAAAGCATATAGCAGCTTAGCAGTACCTGCACTTGATGTTTAGTTTTCAAGGATCAGTATTTCATTTTAGACTAGCTATTTTATGTCTACTTCGCAAAGGTGGTCTTGTTGTTATGCATTTTTTCTATGTCAGGAGTTTTCAAAAATTCATAAAGCTTTTTCTTAAAAACTCTTGACTTTAATTAGCTGGTCTTTTACTGATTTGTTTTGATTTGTTTTCATTCGTTGAGAATAATCCACCGTTCTCCGTCGAAATCCTCGAAGCGTTCTGTTGTGACGTTCTGCTCGAAATAAATCGCCAGCATGCGTTTGATGTCCTCCCGCTCCGCCCGACTGGCGGAGAAGCCCTGCTCCCGCAATGTCTTTTCTATACGGTTCAGATAGGGGAACACTTCATTTTCCTTTTCACTCTTCAGTCGTATGACCACAAGGAATTCTCTGGCTGTTGCCATCTGCACCTGTATCCGGTCAAGGTGGTTCAGGTCATGCTCCAGCAGCCTGCGGACGGCAGGGTTATTCTCCTGCTCCAGGCGGCTTTTTAAGAACAGCTTATTATCCTCGAAGCTTTCCCGGCTGTTCAGGCACAAGAACTCCAGCTCCGCCATTCCCTTCAGCACAGTCATCAAGGAATAGATCCGGGCTGATATGTTGGCTTCCGACAGGACAGAAATATTGGTTGGCTTAATGATAAAATACACCAGCTCATCGCCCCGGAAGGTCAGAAGGCTATGGCCTGTAACGTCTTGTGTGTTGATGAGCTGTCGGGTATACTGCTTTTGCTTTGCCGTCTTTTTTTCTTTTCTGTTCATTGCTTCCCATACCCCCATTCATAGGTTTGCTGCTTCGTGATGAAGAAGGCGCAGGCGTATCTGATAAAATCGAGGATGCTGGTATCGTCAAACCGTATAGTCAGGAAGGCATACAGAGCCGTGATGACGATGGGCGGCATAAACCTAAGCTGTGCCAGCGCAAATACAGAAATCAAAAGACCGACGCCGATGACGCCGATGTCCCTGAGCTGCCACAGCCACAGCACCGCCTTGGATTTCAGGTTGTCGGGGTAGATGTACATTCGGGTTCCTCCAGTTCTTCATAAAATTTTCGCAAAAAATATGCGATCCCCCGGAGTACATGCTCCACACAGGGGATCGCCACACTGTTGCCAAGGGCTTTATATCTTGCGCTGTCCGAGGCGCCGGGGATGTCCGTCCAATAGTCTGGAAAGCCCTGTAGTCTTTCGCATTCCAGCGGCGTCAGCCTGCGGATCAGCTTGCCGATGCGTACGGGATGCACATTGTTCAGGGAATACCCTCCGTCCGTCTTGGACTGGAGCGTTCCGCTCAAATCTCCGTTTTCCGTACCGTTTCGGCAGTCCAAACCTGCAACATTCATCTCACATACAAGGTCTGTCGAGTCCTTGTATTGCCGGGCACTCTGGGTGCTGACCACGTCGTTATGAACATATTCATCGCTTCTCTGCTGGGAGAATACGCAATGCCGGTCTGCGGTGTTCAGGGTGTAGCTGATATCCGGCTGGAACCCCATGCCGTTGCCGCCGTTGTGATCCTGCCGGTCGATGATGTTTCCGGCGATGCAGTATGTTTCTGCATGCGGCGGTACGGCCGGTTCATCCTCGGAAAATACAGCATTCTGCGAAATAAGCGGTACGTTATTGCCGCCGGTACCATACCGGGCAGACATTGTAGGAGCTACTTCGTGCGGGCCTGTATAGCGGGAATCAATACCATGATTCTCAAACAAAACAGGCTGATTATTTCCACTGGTACCCGCTGCTGATGTAATAGTCGGACACAAGTTTTCACAAATTTCCGCGCCACCTTGCTGGCTGCCCATAACGAGGGGAGGATGCCCATCCATTTGAGCGCGTAAGGTAGCTGTTATATTCTCTGTCACGTTCATGCGGCTTCCGCCCTGATCGTTCAGGCACAGGACAGACGGCACCATGTTGGAGCCGCTTTCCGATGCTTCCAGGATCGGCTGGGGCTGTATGGCTCCCGACACATCATGCAGATTTCGCAGCCCATCCCGCTGGTAGCAGGCAAAGGCAATGGGTTTGCTGTCCTCTCCTATTCGGGCCGGACTCCCGCCTGGAGCTCCAGCGCCTGTTTGAGCACAGGAGGAAGCTCCTTGCCTCGCTTCTTCGCCCGGCGCAGTATTCCCAAACAGGCTGTCTTGCTTAAATAATATTTGTGGTGCGGTGTGTCCTCCAAAATCTGAGACAAGGTAGATTCTTTTGCGCCTTTGTGGGACGGACCAGTATTGAGCATCGTATACTCTCCAAGCAAGTGAGAATTGATCTCCCAATATGGCCCCAGCAGACCTCCATATCCCTCCCGGAGGTCGAGGTACAGAAACGGTACCGTCAGCAATTCTGCAGGTTTCCTCAAGCACCGCCCGGAAGTCCTCTCCGTCTGCAGAGGAGAAAGCTCCGGGGACATTTTCCCAGACCATATATCTGGGTCTAAGTCGAACAGGGTCAGCTGTTCGTTTGGTTCTTGCGTCATGTGCTCTCAGCTCCTTTATGACACGGATCTGCTCCATGAACAGGCCGGATCGCTCGCCCTTAAGTCCGGCACGTTTTCCAGCGACCGATAGATCCTGACATGGCGAACCCCCGCAGACCACGTCCACAGGGGTAAGCTCAGCGCCCTTCAGCTTTGTAATGTCGCCTACATGGAGCATTTCCGGAAACCGTGTTTTCGTGACCTCAATGGGAAACGGCTCAATTTCGCTGGCCCATGCAGGGGTAAAGCCCTGCCGGACGCCTGCCAGCGGAAAACCGCCGATCCCGTCAAACAGGCTTCCGAGGGTCAGCGGTGGGGTCACAGTTTAAGCTTCATGCCGGGGGAAGGCGCTTCCTCCGGCATGATTTTTCTTTCTTTGGAATAGTGGGGCAATATCTCCATATGGCATTTTTCCTGTATCTGTTCCGTTGACAGGTTTCTTAATGGAATACCAAGCCGCTCGGCTTCTGCGATTTCACAGCTCATACCGTAGCTTATGCGCTCTCCGCAAATCCAGAGCTCATCGCAGGAGCTAAGTACCCTCAGACCCATCCGGATGCCAAGCTCCCGCTGGGCGTTTACATTATCATCCAAAAACTGCGGATATAACAGGTGAACTGTGACAGGCGCACAGCCATGCTCTGCGGCATAGAGGCAGGCGGCTCTTGCAAACCGGACATTGTTTTCGATATTCCCGGCATAAGGGGAGCAGATATATACCAGCTTCATTTCGCAGCCACCGCCTTTACCACGGTTCTTGTTATGTTGACGGCGGTCTGTGCAGTATAAACGGCGCTCATCAGATTGCCTTTTGTGCTGGTATCCAGTCCAAACGCTCCAGCGATTCTCGGCACCTCACCGGCAGACAGCATCAAGC contains:
- a CDS encoding IS110 family transposase, with translation MNFRPIAGIDVGKFFSEMAILSPSNEVIARMKIHHDSSSDVERVVELLKKTEKDFDSRPFVVMESTGHYHKILFHSLCKAGLEVSIINPIQTDSIKNIGIRKVKNDKADARKIALLYRFQELKTTNIPDEDIECLRSLCRQYYKLSDELTAYKNRLTGIVDQLMLNFKDVFPNIFSKAALAVLEKYPTPAHILKANRNKLIALIQKNSRRSLKWSTAKYNLLVSKAREFAPLTVHNSSNIAMLGVYISMIRTLEDNLAKVLKTIHLLIAEDMAKDMPMLALTLELFQSLPGIGLLTAATILAEIGDFSAFSKPGKLVAYFGIDPSVMQSGEFTGTRNKMSKRGSRLLRRVLFTTALANIRTKRNKEACNPVLLEFYKQKCQSKPKKVALGAVMRKIIIYIFAVLRDRKPYQLRSPQEHAQILAAKHIAA
- a CDS encoding DNA cytosine methyltransferase; translated protein: MTPPLTLGSLFDGIGGFPLAGVRQGFTPAWASEIEPFPIEVTKTRFPEMLHVGDITKLKGAELTPVDVVCGGSPCQDLSVAGKRAGLKGERSGLFMEQIRVIKELRAHDARTKRTADPVRLRPRYMVWENVPGAFSSADGEDFRAVLEETCRIADGTVSVPRPPGGIWRSAGAILGDQFSLAWRVYDAQYWSVPQRRKRIYLVSDFGGHTAPQILFKQDSLFGNTAPGEEARQGASSCAQTGAGAPGGSPARIGEDSKPIAFACYQRDGLRNLHDVSGAIQPQPILEASESGSNMVPSVLCLNDQGGSRMNVTENITATLRAQMDGHPPLVMGSQQGGAEICENLCPTITSAAGTSGNNQPVLFENHGIDSRYTGPHEVAPTMSARYGTGGNNVPLISQNAVFSEDEPAVPPHAETYCIAGNIIDRQDHNGGNGMGFQPDISYTLNTADRHCVFSQQRSDEYVHNDVVSTQSARQYKDSTDLVCEMNVAGLDCRNGTENGDLSGTLQSKTDGGYSLNNVHPVRIGKLIRRLTPLECERLQGFPDYWTDIPGASDSARYKALGNSVAIPCVEHVLRGIAYFLRKFYEELEEPECTSTPTT
- the cpaB gene encoding Flp pilus assembly protein CpaB; protein product: MLLPRFYEDKSATVMVLRASGDIQAGTEITDKHLAIVEVGQYGLPEGIINDKNSILGKIALTDIAKGDYFFPQKLDVFLVNELFDRIAKNNQRLVTVSVPSVAAGLSSHLQSGDIVTVAVFLEQASDGEDSSPQVILYPELKGLEVYSVENARTQDTAEVRKQQSESQSSTGDPVPKAITLIVTEAQAERLIEAEYTGKLHMILEKRGVGHER
- a CDS encoding DUF4406 domain-containing protein; the protein is MKLVYICSPYAGNIENNVRFARAACLYAAEHGCAPVTVHLLYPQFLDDNVNAQRELGIRMGLRVLSSCDELWICGERISYGMSCEIAEAERLGIPLRNLSTEQIQEKCHMEILPHYSKERKIMPEEAPSPGMKLKL